In a genomic window of Polycladomyces abyssicola:
- a CDS encoding Phenylacetic acid catabolic protein gives MAEQTAGLKAFIELLETVADNKYVLGDRLVEVGVSGPNLEATLSAIAMAQGELGHARLLYNWTFDLKGHKGKKPNIEKQTGKAFKGVEEVHNWISLIAALFTVNTAMDLVLKSVLEANHAEIATRVNKLLREQKEHIIYSRNWAQQLLKDRGAVPRKFKEALDQIIPEVEAWIKAIEQKTELVDEGYISRESYLYQKFHHKLKEVFIQELTGVESA, from the coding sequence ATGGCAGAACAAACAGCAGGTTTGAAGGCGTTTATTGAACTGCTTGAAACGGTTGCCGACAATAAGTATGTACTCGGTGATCGGCTTGTCGAGGTTGGTGTCAGCGGGCCGAACCTTGAAGCAACACTGTCTGCGATTGCGATGGCTCAAGGGGAATTGGGTCATGCAAGATTGCTTTATAACTGGACTTTTGATTTGAAAGGCCATAAGGGAAAAAAACCTAATATCGAAAAACAGACAGGAAAAGCATTCAAAGGCGTAGAGGAAGTTCACAACTGGATTTCACTCATTGCCGCCTTGTTCACAGTCAATACGGCGATGGATTTGGTGCTAAAATCCGTGCTTGAGGCCAATCATGCGGAAATCGCAACACGGGTTAACAAACTATTAAGAGAACAGAAAGAGCACATTATTTATTCCCGAAATTGGGCACAGCAACTACTGAAAGACAGAGGAGCGGTTCCGCGGAAGTTCAAGGAAGCATTAGATCAGATCATTCCTGAAGTTGAGGCTTGGATCAAAGCTATTGAACAAAAAACGGAACTAGTTGATGAAGGTTATATTTCAAGAGAATCATATTTATACCAAAAATTTCATCATAAGTTAAAAGAAGTATTTATTCAGGAACTAACCGGTGTGGAGAGTGCTTAA
- a CDS encoding Phenylacetic acid catabolic protein, which yields MEQAALLKEKIKQGFIVERVEDMNEEYLQALKQTLLIVGDTELLSVPPLLTVYDQAPTLNHKITALAIMQDEIGHAHIAYRLLKDLGEDTDELLYNRAPNRFKNPYAFDFELSNWIELGVFNALFDRAGYTLLGDAYEHTSYGPWKRALVKVDKEELFHLRNGEIIMRSAMEDPELREEVQRAVDWMFLMALEFFGVADNLKKRSQQLEYKLKGRTNDELRQKWLSTAVPFCESIGVKVPAHYDERTGKYVLDVPFPCKFDVENKKWLFDQPDTWENVIKRFKQRGPQNKQFVERIQKGARELEALRKEVS from the coding sequence ATGGAACAGGCTGCCCTCTTAAAAGAAAAAATCAAACAAGGTTTCATCGTTGAGAGAGTGGAGGATATGAACGAAGAATACCTCCAAGCCCTAAAACAAACTTTGTTGATTGTCGGAGATACAGAGTTATTAAGCGTTCCCCCGTTATTGACGGTTTATGACCAAGCTCCGACGTTGAACCATAAGATTACGGCTTTGGCCATCATGCAGGATGAAATCGGTCACGCACACATCGCCTATCGGCTGTTAAAAGATCTGGGCGAGGATACCGATGAACTATTGTATAATCGTGCTCCGAACCGCTTTAAAAACCCTTATGCTTTTGATTTTGAATTGTCTAACTGGATCGAATTGGGTGTCTTCAATGCGTTGTTTGATCGTGCCGGATACACTTTGTTGGGAGATGCCTATGAACATACCTCTTATGGTCCCTGGAAACGGGCGTTGGTCAAAGTAGACAAGGAAGAGTTATTTCACCTGCGGAATGGCGAAATCATCATGAGATCTGCGATGGAAGATCCTGAATTAAGAGAAGAAGTTCAACGCGCTGTGGACTGGATGTTTTTGATGGCCTTGGAATTCTTCGGTGTGGCGGATAATCTAAAAAAACGGTCTCAACAGCTTGAGTATAAGCTGAAAGGAAGAACAAATGACGAACTCCGTCAGAAATGGCTGTCCACGGCTGTGCCTTTCTGTGAATCAATCGGGGTCAAAGTACCGGCACATTATGATGAAAGAACCGGAAAATATGTCCTCGATGTTCCTTTCCCCTGCAAATTCGATGTAGAAAATAAAAAGTGGCTTTTTGATCAGCCGGATACTTGGGAGAATGTGATCAAGCGCTTTAAACAACGCGGGCCTCAAAACAAGCAGTTTGTTGAGAGAATTCAAAAAGGAGCCCGGGAATTGGAAGCCCTTCGAAAAGAGGTGAGCTGA
- a CDS encoding CBS domain-containing protein: protein MFIKNCLTPREQILTVTPDARLEQVIETLQAHQLHTIPVVDRFNRFLGITGYGHMMKAFLDNRRSWKEGTVADTLEPIRPLTIFSDFEETLPVIVRHPFVPIVDGDRMTFLGIVKISDIENALSSAFGTNIPGIRLLLGVVIDMPHQLEHVVDAVKPFDVNIISITTFDAGDPAARRILLKIELTPHLSAIQQRLVDKGLRVLSVKERRIP from the coding sequence GTGTTTATCAAAAATTGCTTAACGCCACGCGAACAGATTTTGACCGTCACGCCCGACGCCCGTTTGGAACAGGTAATCGAAACGTTGCAAGCCCATCAGCTCCATACGATTCCCGTCGTCGATCGGTTTAACCGCTTTCTCGGTATCACCGGATACGGCCACATGATGAAAGCCTTCTTGGACAACCGCCGCTCTTGGAAGGAAGGTACTGTAGCCGACACGTTGGAGCCCATTCGTCCGTTGACCATTTTCAGTGATTTTGAAGAAACGTTGCCCGTCATCGTACGCCATCCGTTTGTACCGATTGTGGATGGAGACCGGATGACATTTCTCGGGATAGTGAAGATCAGTGATATCGAGAACGCACTGTCATCCGCTTTTGGCACAAACATTCCAGGTATCCGTCTCTTGTTGGGCGTGGTCATCGACATGCCGCATCAACTGGAACACGTGGTGGATGCAGTCAAACCTTTTGATGTCAACATCATCTCCATCACCACGTTTGATGCCGGCGATCCGGCGGCGCGCCGCATCTTGCTGAAAATCGAGCTGACTCCCCATCTGTCCGCCATCCAGCAACGTCTTGTGGACAAAGGATTGCGCGTCCTCAGTGTGAAAGAACGGCGAATTCCGTGA
- a CDS encoding enoyl-CoA hydratase-related protein: MSSHGVIFEIRDNIGIVKLNNPARANALSGFLVKDLASQIKELSVNRDLRAVIFTAGESKAFCAGADLKERQSMNEQEIISYVRLLRKTFDEIAALPMPTIAAIRGLALGGGCELALSCDLRVMEEDALIGLTEVSWGIIPGAGGTQRLPRLVGVGMAKKLIYTAAKLSAKEAFEINLVEEVCSSGQAELKALQIADEIAKNSPNSVRLAKLAIDSFSKNQLQQGLEAEWDCYKQTINHADRLEGLAAFREKRKPNYSS; encoded by the coding sequence ATGTCTTCGCACGGAGTAATTTTCGAAATCCGAGATAATATAGGAATCGTAAAACTGAATAATCCCGCTCGTGCCAATGCATTAAGTGGATTTTTGGTAAAAGATCTGGCATCTCAAATTAAAGAATTATCAGTGAATCGCGATCTTCGTGCGGTTATCTTTACGGCCGGTGAAAGCAAAGCTTTTTGCGCGGGCGCGGATTTAAAAGAACGACAAAGCATGAATGAACAAGAAATTATCTCATACGTCAGGTTATTAAGAAAAACATTTGATGAAATTGCCGCTTTGCCCATGCCTACCATTGCGGCCATCAGAGGGTTGGCATTAGGTGGAGGATGTGAACTCGCTCTCTCTTGCGACTTGCGAGTGATGGAAGAAGATGCCCTCATCGGTTTGACAGAAGTTTCTTGGGGAATTATTCCCGGAGCAGGCGGGACTCAGAGACTCCCTCGATTAGTGGGAGTTGGAATGGCGAAGAAGTTAATTTACACTGCGGCAAAATTAAGCGCAAAAGAAGCTTTTGAGATCAATCTGGTTGAAGAGGTTTGCTCATCTGGTCAGGCCGAATTGAAAGCGCTTCAAATTGCGGATGAAATCGCTAAGAACTCCCCGAATTCTGTTCGTCTGGCAAAACTGGCGATTGACAGTTTTTCTAAAAATCAGCTGCAACAAGGGTTGGAAGCGGAATGGGATTGTTATAAGCAAACCATAAACCATGCCGATCGGTTGGAAGGTTTGGCTGCATTCAGGGAGAAGCGCAAGCCTAACTATTCATCATGA
- a CDS encoding PaaX family transcriptional regulator C-terminal domain-containing protein → MRPRSLMFTLYGDYIQYYGEEIWIGSLIRLMGEFGISEQSVRGATMRMVNQDLLKVRRIGNKSYYSLTDKGKRNIEDGVRRVYSIKNHKWDRLWRVLTYSIPEEKRELRTQIRKELTWLGFGLISNSTWISPNPLEEKVMDMVREYHLEPYVFFFQTDSIVSHENEDIITRGWDLEKIENEYKQFIQYCEARYEEIKQAIYSGTLSNRECFKERTILVHEYRKFLFKDPGFPLDLLPQKWSGIKARELFWKIHQLVSNGAVQFFEECYQPAPDNEVLPNREGAINPFLGINVHV, encoded by the coding sequence ATGAGACCTCGATCTTTGATGTTTACACTGTACGGTGACTACATTCAGTACTATGGGGAAGAAATTTGGATTGGAAGCCTAATCCGTCTGATGGGGGAATTCGGGATCTCGGAGCAGTCCGTCCGTGGAGCAACAATGAGGATGGTCAACCAAGATCTGCTTAAGGTACGGAGAATCGGGAATAAAAGCTACTATTCATTGACGGATAAAGGAAAACGGAACATTGAAGATGGTGTTCGGAGGGTTTACTCAATCAAAAACCATAAATGGGACCGTTTATGGCGTGTACTAACCTATTCAATACCGGAAGAAAAAAGGGAGTTACGTACACAAATCCGTAAGGAACTTACGTGGCTCGGCTTTGGGTTAATTTCCAACAGCACATGGATAAGCCCTAATCCTTTAGAAGAAAAAGTAATGGACATGGTTAGGGAATATCATTTAGAACCCTATGTCTTTTTCTTCCAAACAGACTCCATCGTTTCACACGAAAACGAGGATATAATTACACGGGGATGGGATCTTGAAAAAATCGAAAATGAATATAAACAGTTTATTCAATATTGTGAGGCTCGATATGAGGAAATAAAGCAGGCCATATATAGTGGTACCTTGAGCAATCGGGAATGTTTTAAGGAAAGAACGATCTTGGTTCATGAATATCGAAAGTTTCTTTTTAAGGATCCGGGTTTTCCGCTGGATCTTCTTCCTCAAAAATGGAGTGGTATAAAGGCCAGAGAACTATTTTGGAAAATTCATCAGTTGGTGTCCAATGGAGCTGTACAATTTTTTGAAGAGTGTTATCAACCAGCTCCGGACAATGAAGTATTGCCAAATCGTGAAGGTGCTATTAACCCATTTTTGGGGATTAATGTACACGTTTAG
- a CDS encoding CoA transferase subunit A — protein MPSSKIMSLEDAVSRHIQNGDSVVMGACLESMIPFAAAYEIVRQKKKDLTLIAPISDILFDILIGAGRARKIIAAWSGNVSAGLGYNYRRSIEQGIPHRIEVEDHSNFSLGLALLAGSMGVPFLPTRSLLGTDLLKSNPRFHVQSLGEETLVYVPSLNPDVAILGVQRSDIEGNAHFWGNLGLFQEAGMSSRKVILLAEEIVPKEVIASDPNRVMIPGFKVTAVVHCPGFAHPSPVPGYYKRDHDFFTEYHRETKKLEGFKNWLNTWVISINSHNEYLARLGQRFEKLKVKEPLFAAPVNYAYR, from the coding sequence ATGCCATCTTCGAAAATAATGTCCTTGGAGGATGCAGTGTCCCGTCACATTCAAAACGGAGATTCCGTAGTGATGGGAGCCTGTCTGGAATCCATGATACCCTTTGCCGCTGCATATGAAATTGTTCGTCAAAAGAAGAAAGACTTAACATTAATTGCTCCTATCTCGGATATCCTGTTCGATATATTAATCGGCGCAGGAAGAGCTAGAAAGATTATTGCAGCATGGTCCGGCAATGTCAGCGCCGGTTTGGGATACAACTACCGACGATCAATAGAACAAGGAATTCCCCACCGAATTGAAGTAGAAGACCACAGTAACTTCTCTCTGGGGCTTGCTCTATTAGCCGGTTCCATGGGTGTTCCTTTTCTTCCCACCCGTTCCCTTTTAGGAACGGACTTACTAAAAAGTAATCCCCGTTTTCACGTGCAATCTTTGGGAGAAGAAACGCTGGTTTATGTTCCTTCCTTGAACCCCGATGTCGCCATTTTGGGTGTTCAACGCTCCGATATCGAAGGAAATGCCCATTTCTGGGGAAATCTTGGATTATTTCAAGAGGCAGGGATGTCCAGCAGAAAGGTCATTCTGCTGGCAGAAGAAATCGTGCCTAAAGAAGTGATAGCCAGTGATCCCAACCGTGTAATGATTCCCGGATTCAAAGTGACGGCTGTGGTTCATTGCCCGGGATTCGCCCATCCCTCTCCGGTACCCGGTTATTATAAACGAGATCACGACTTCTTTACGGAATATCACCGGGAAACCAAGAAACTGGAAGGTTTTAAAAACTGGTTGAACACCTGGGTTATCAGTATAAACTCTCACAATGAATATCTTGCCCGACTAGGACAACGATTTGAGAAGTTAAAGGTAAAGGAACCGCTTTTTGCAGCCCCTGTTAATTATGCTTATCGATGA
- a CDS encoding enoyl-CoA hydratase/isomerase family protein translates to MTSVTKETIGNKYVTVTKEDGIAEIHFSINKTNTYNLDFYRELNNAIDDIRFDHDIKVAVLISDTPKFFSAGADVNYLRSCDPRTKTQFCLFCNETLDKMARSPQVYIACLEGHTVGGGLELAMGCDLRFMGDTAGKVGLPEVALGVLPGTGGTQRLSRLIGYSKALDLCITGELLTPQEALEAGIINKVFPQNEVRQKTLEYAKKLVKSATYAVSNIKLSIMNGKEMPLNVAIRYEGELQNLLFRSEDAQEGLSAFLEKRQPNWKGV, encoded by the coding sequence ATGACCTCTGTGACGAAAGAAACAATCGGCAACAAATATGTAACCGTCACCAAAGAAGACGGAATTGCTGAAATTCACTTTAGCATCAACAAGACCAATACTTACAACCTCGACTTCTACCGCGAATTGAACAACGCCATTGACGATATCCGATTTGATCACGATATAAAAGTGGCCGTTCTGATCAGCGACACACCCAAATTTTTCTCTGCAGGAGCGGATGTCAACTACCTACGATCCTGCGATCCCCGAACAAAAACCCAATTCTGCTTATTCTGCAACGAAACGCTGGACAAAATGGCCCGCTCTCCACAAGTCTATATTGCCTGTCTGGAAGGACATACAGTAGGTGGGGGACTGGAACTGGCCATGGGCTGTGACCTGCGTTTCATGGGGGATACAGCCGGGAAAGTGGGGCTTCCTGAGGTTGCTCTGGGCGTTCTCCCCGGCACTGGTGGAACCCAAAGGCTGTCACGTCTCATCGGGTATTCCAAAGCATTGGATCTCTGCATTACCGGAGAGCTGTTGACACCGCAGGAAGCGTTGGAAGCAGGAATCATTAACAAAGTCTTCCCCCAAAACGAAGTGCGGCAAAAGACGTTAGAATATGCCAAGAAACTTGTGAAGAGTGCTACCTACGCCGTCTCCAATATTAAACTTTCCATCATGAACGGTAAAGAGATGCCTCTCAATGTGGCTATCCGTTATGAAGGAGAACTTCAGAACCTGCTGTTCCGTTCTGAAGATGCCCAAGAAGGCTTGAGTGCGTTTTTGGAAAAACGGCAACCGAATTGGAAGGGTGTCTGA
- a CDS encoding Ger(x)C family spore germination protein, with amino-acid sequence MNPFLSIRKMMLLGMCTILLSGCWDRVEVNDLALVVGIAVDKKENGNMGLAVQLMIPQAAGGGDTMGGGGGGGGGAGAKQTYVVAAEGVDVADATRKLQEKIPRRIFWHHNTSLIFGDRLLREGIAGQLDFFDRYYSTRKRTSVFAAKSPASALLQIIPPVGRSSAEVIDDLSKTGVGAEMTVKDVLQMLTSDSHAVILPWIEQSPSVQGDAEKEEPSLRLNGVAVLKKDKIVGRIDDKITRGVLWVRNEIKTVIVTVKPKGNKGDVSVELLKPNTQLVPSVTAGKWKMTVRIKAEGTVIQNTTGLEMENPDINKKLEKDVARDIQHIIMVAMNQVQKGMKADVFGFADAFHRKYPDKWPEVKDRWDEIFPKVEVKVDPRVTIMRPGMNNESPIPEVKKP; translated from the coding sequence ATGAATCCATTTCTTTCGATACGAAAAATGATGTTGCTCGGCATGTGTACCATACTCCTTTCGGGTTGTTGGGACCGGGTGGAAGTCAACGATTTGGCGTTGGTGGTGGGGATAGCGGTCGACAAAAAGGAGAATGGGAATATGGGTTTGGCTGTTCAATTGATGATTCCGCAAGCGGCGGGAGGAGGAGACACGATGGGAGGTGGAGGCGGAGGAGGAGGTGGCGCTGGCGCCAAACAAACGTACGTCGTCGCCGCGGAAGGCGTCGACGTAGCCGATGCCACTCGGAAATTGCAGGAAAAAATCCCGCGCAGAATTTTTTGGCATCACAATACTTCCCTGATTTTCGGTGACAGGTTATTGAGAGAAGGAATCGCCGGACAGTTGGATTTTTTCGACCGTTATTATTCTACCCGGAAACGCACTTCCGTTTTTGCCGCCAAGAGCCCGGCTTCCGCTCTTTTGCAAATTATCCCTCCTGTCGGACGAAGCAGTGCGGAAGTGATCGACGATTTGTCAAAAACGGGGGTCGGCGCAGAAATGACCGTGAAAGATGTATTACAGATGCTGACAAGCGATTCGCACGCAGTCATTTTGCCTTGGATTGAACAAAGCCCATCCGTTCAGGGAGACGCGGAAAAAGAGGAGCCCAGTTTGCGACTCAACGGAGTGGCCGTTCTGAAAAAAGACAAAATCGTGGGCCGGATTGACGACAAAATCACCAGAGGCGTGTTGTGGGTGCGGAATGAAATCAAAACGGTCATTGTCACGGTCAAACCCAAAGGTAACAAGGGGGACGTATCGGTCGAACTGTTGAAGCCCAATACCCAATTGGTGCCCTCCGTCACAGCAGGCAAATGGAAAATGACCGTCCGGATCAAAGCGGAAGGGACCGTCATCCAGAACACAACCGGTCTGGAAATGGAAAACCCCGACATCAACAAGAAATTGGAAAAGGATGTAGCACGGGATATTCAACACATTATCATGGTGGCGATGAATCAGGTCCAAAAGGGAATGAAAGCGGATGTTTTCGGTTTTGCCGATGCATTCCACCGGAAATATCCCGATAAATGGCCCGAGGTGAAGGATCGGTGGGACGAAATATTCCCGAAAGTGGAAGTGAAAGTCGACCCCCGTGTCACTATCATGCGTCCTGGAATGAATAATGAAAGTCCCATCCCGGAGGTGAAGAAACCGTGA
- a CDS encoding CoA-transferase subunit beta has translation MEYTTEELMVVAAAREIRDSEIVFVGMRLPMLAFCVAKRLHAPNAIGFFECGIVRDEPPEELLYTMGDPANIAGASWCTSTNNLMFLMQQGLIDIGFIGGAEIDQYGNVNTSYLGDYTSPKVKLPGSGGAADIACLSNRLMVIMPHEKRRLVKNVNYITSPGYGTGPGWRQETGLPRGGIKALITNLGILRADKVTKVLIVDTIHPGISKEQIIENTGWDIQFSPDCSETPPPTEEELEVLRSIDPKGFWTKRQTSEVKTPQ, from the coding sequence TTGGAATATACAACCGAAGAATTGATGGTGGTTGCAGCAGCTAGAGAAATCCGAGACTCGGAAATCGTTTTTGTCGGTATGCGTCTACCGATGCTTGCGTTCTGTGTGGCAAAACGATTACACGCCCCAAATGCTATCGGATTCTTTGAATGCGGAATTGTCCGAGATGAACCCCCGGAAGAATTGTTGTACACCATGGGCGATCCAGCTAATATCGCGGGAGCTTCCTGGTGCACTTCCACCAACAACCTTATGTTTTTAATGCAACAAGGGTTGATTGACATCGGTTTTATCGGTGGAGCAGAGATTGATCAATACGGAAATGTGAATACATCTTATCTGGGTGATTATACTTCACCCAAAGTAAAGCTGCCCGGTAGTGGCGGAGCTGCGGATATTGCCTGTCTTTCCAATCGATTGATGGTTATTATGCCTCACGAAAAAAGAAGGTTAGTCAAAAATGTAAACTATATCACTTCCCCCGGTTATGGAACGGGGCCCGGTTGGCGACAAGAAACAGGTCTTCCCAGAGGAGGAATCAAAGCATTAATTACTAATCTGGGGATTCTACGTGCCGATAAAGTTACGAAGGTTCTTATCGTCGACACAATTCATCCAGGGATATCCAAAGAGCAGATCATCGAAAATACTGGATGGGACATCCAATTCTCACCTGATTGCTCTGAAACTCCTCCTCCTACAGAAGAAGAACTTGAAGTCCTTCGTTCAATTGATCCTAAGGGTTTTTGGACAAAGCGACAAACATCAGAGGTGAAAACTCCACAATAA
- a CDS encoding benzoate-CoA ligase family protein yields the protein MYYRGIGIPYNAATRFIDENVEQGRGDKTAIYFEDRQVSYKELQEMTNKTGNGLKSLGVDLENRILLLCHDSPEFIASFFGAIKIGAVPVPVNTMLHPTDYEYFLNNSRSKVCIAHEDLWEKIKHLRKRFHYLQHVVVIGDTVDKREVIPYSRWMEEESGLLESAHTVKDDTAFWLFSSGSTGSPKGIIHLQHDMEYALDHYAKQVLNMSEEDITFSASKLFFAYGLGNGAYFPLGCGASTVLMRERPIPENVFHTIERYRPTIFFGVPTLYGAMINWAQQTRKQYDLSSIRICVSAGEPLPSVIYEKWKKMFGVDILDGIGSTEATHIFISNRIGDIKVGSSGKLVPGYEAKITDEQGQELPPNEVGDLLIKGDSIAHCYWNLHDENKRRFIGEWFHTGDKYYRDEEGYFWYCGRSDDMMKVGGIWVSPVEIEGVLLQHEAVIEAAVIGITDKENLVRTKAYVVLKEGFESSEAMKEELKEFVKQKLASYKCPKELEFIDELPKTANGKIQRFKLRSLADSVPFKA from the coding sequence ATGTACTACCGGGGTATAGGTATTCCCTACAATGCAGCCACACGTTTTATTGATGAAAACGTGGAACAAGGGCGAGGAGACAAAACGGCAATTTATTTTGAAGACCGGCAAGTTAGTTACAAAGAATTGCAGGAGATGACCAATAAAACCGGAAACGGGCTAAAGAGCTTAGGGGTTGACCTGGAAAATCGTATCCTTTTACTGTGCCATGACTCGCCCGAATTTATCGCTTCCTTTTTCGGTGCCATCAAAATAGGGGCAGTACCGGTACCGGTTAATACGATGTTGCATCCTACCGATTATGAGTATTTTCTTAACAACAGTCGCTCAAAAGTATGCATCGCCCACGAAGATCTTTGGGAAAAAATCAAGCATTTAAGAAAGCGCTTTCATTATCTCCAACACGTGGTAGTGATTGGAGATACTGTGGATAAAAGAGAAGTAATACCTTACTCCCGATGGATGGAAGAGGAGTCTGGGTTATTGGAATCGGCCCACACTGTAAAAGACGACACTGCTTTTTGGCTGTTCAGTTCAGGCAGCACCGGCAGCCCGAAAGGGATTATTCACCTTCAGCACGACATGGAGTACGCCTTAGACCATTACGCCAAACAGGTCCTAAACATGTCAGAAGAAGATATCACCTTCTCGGCATCTAAACTCTTTTTCGCTTACGGTTTGGGTAATGGCGCGTATTTTCCTTTAGGTTGCGGTGCCTCGACTGTCCTGATGCGGGAACGCCCAATACCAGAAAATGTCTTCCATACAATCGAGCGATATCGCCCTACAATCTTTTTTGGTGTCCCAACTCTATACGGCGCAATGATCAACTGGGCACAACAAACCAGAAAACAATATGATCTCTCTTCTATCCGTATCTGTGTATCAGCGGGAGAGCCTTTGCCCTCTGTCATTTACGAGAAATGGAAAAAAATGTTTGGTGTTGATATCTTAGATGGAATTGGTTCAACAGAAGCCACTCATATTTTCATTTCCAATCGCATCGGAGATATCAAGGTGGGTAGCTCAGGCAAGTTGGTTCCCGGTTACGAAGCAAAGATTACGGACGAACAAGGGCAAGAACTTCCTCCCAACGAGGTGGGCGACCTGTTGATAAAAGGGGACAGCATTGCCCATTGTTACTGGAATCTTCACGATGAGAACAAGCGTCGCTTTATCGGGGAATGGTTCCACACAGGGGACAAGTATTATCGGGATGAGGAAGGGTATTTCTGGTATTGCGGACGATCGGATGACATGATGAAGGTTGGAGGAATCTGGGTTTCACCGGTTGAGATTGAGGGTGTATTGCTCCAGCATGAAGCTGTGATTGAAGCCGCTGTCATCGGGATTACAGATAAAGAAAACTTAGTACGAACCAAGGCTTATGTCGTGTTGAAGGAAGGATTTGAAAGCTCCGAGGCCATGAAAGAAGAACTGAAGGAGTTTGTGAAACAGAAGCTGGCATCGTACAAATGCCCAAAGGAACTGGAATTTATCGACGAACTACCCAAAACAGCTAACGGTAAAATTCAGCGTTTTAAATTAAGAAGCCTAGCTGACTCTGTCCCCTTCAAAGCTTAA
- a CDS encoding enoyl-CoA hydratase/isomerase family protein: MSVATTIKKENLTLVKDNGIAEIHLHINKTNSYNLDFYKELNAAIDEIRFDPEIKVVVLMSDMPKFFSAGADIHFLKASEPRFKTQFCLFCNETLDKIARSPQVYIACLEGHTVGGGLEMALGCDLRFMGDEAGKIGLPEVTLGVLAGTGGTQRLARLVGYSRALDMNITGDLLTPHEALEIGLVNKVFPQAETRAKTLEYARKIAKSATYAVSNIKLSIMNGKEMPLNVAIRYEGELQNLLFRSEDAKEGLSAFIEKRQPDWQGV, from the coding sequence ATGTCAGTTGCAACCACAATCAAAAAGGAAAATCTAACACTGGTTAAGGATAACGGGATCGCTGAAATCCATCTTCACATTAATAAAACCAACTCTTACAACCTCGACTTTTACAAAGAACTGAATGCAGCCATTGACGAGATCCGCTTTGACCCGGAAATAAAAGTGGTTGTTCTCATGAGTGATATGCCGAAATTCTTTTCTGCCGGGGCGGACATTCACTTTTTGAAAGCATCGGAACCGCGCTTTAAGACGCAATTCTGCTTATTCTGCAATGAAACGCTGGACAAAATTGCCCGTTCGCCCCAAGTCTATATTGCCTGCCTGGAAGGGCATACGGTGGGCGGCGGGCTGGAAATGGCCCTTGGCTGCGATCTTCGCTTCATGGGAGATGAAGCAGGAAAAATCGGACTTCCAGAAGTTACCCTGGGAGTGCTGGCCGGGACGGGCGGAACGCAGCGGCTGGCCCGCCTTGTCGGATACTCCCGGGCGCTGGATATGAATATTACCGGCGATTTGCTGACCCCGCATGAAGCGTTGGAAATCGGCCTGGTGAATAAAGTGTTCCCGCAAGCGGAAACAAGGGCGAAAACGCTGGAGTACGCGAGAAAGATCGCGAAAAGCGCCACCTATGCTGTATCCAACATTAAGCTGTCGATCATGAACGGAAAGGAAATGCCGCTCAATGTGGCCATCCGCTACGAAGGGGAACTGCAAAATCTTCTGTTCCGCTCCGAAGATGCCAAAGAAGGACTAAGCGCATTCATAGAAAAACGCCAACCCGATTGGCAAGGTGTTTAA
- a CDS encoding metal-sulfur cluster assembly factor → MKENTQRYWDALKEVMDPEFPVSVVDMGLIYDIQENQGTIDITMTYTSVSCACMEWIEGDIEKRLLQEPGVKKVNIQVVWDPPWTVDRLSQEAREKMKHWGVSSR, encoded by the coding sequence ATGAAAGAAAATACACAAAGGTACTGGGATGCTTTAAAAGAGGTGATGGACCCTGAATTCCCGGTCAGTGTCGTAGATATGGGACTTATCTATGACATTCAGGAAAATCAGGGTACGATCGACATCACCATGACCTATACCTCTGTCTCCTGTGCATGCATGGAATGGATCGAAGGAGATATCGAAAAACGGTTGTTGCAGGAGCCGGGTGTGAAAAAGGTTAACATCCAAGTGGTTTGGGATCCGCCTTGGACGGTTGACCGCTTAAGTCAAGAGGCCCGCGAAAAAATGAAGCACTGGGGGGTAAGTTCAAGATGA
- a CDS encoding sigma 54-interacting transcriptional regulator, with protein MKHFTTALSLRKDKPFFAVNCAAFAHDLVASELFVYAPRPFTGGLIEGKEGAFRISEFT; from the coding sequence ATGAAACATTTTACTACGGCGTTAAGCTTGAGAAAGGATAAGCCGTTTTTCGCCGTGAACTGTGCTGCGTTTGCCCATGATCTGGTGGCGAGTGAATTGTTTGTATATGCACCTCGACCGTTTACAGGCGGTCTTATAGAGGGTAAAGAGGGGGCTTTTCGAATCAGCGAATTTACTTGA